Proteins encoded in a region of the Sulfurovum xiamenensis genome:
- a CDS encoding DUF2868 domain-containing protein — translation MNIKSYVNLYELLVLEPATREENRAFGLTHVMLKHKPIEQLLTWSEKHQEKLKKPLLSDIFSSYLYRITFTLVVIAFVLGLLTGVALLSYNGDAPVNVIYFMAVAVFLPLFSMSLTIFAMLRARRAENVLIHLSPAFWMEKILGFLPGRVQGQIKNLKINPLLANWIIIKRSQIIILFFSLGLLLALLGVIVTKDIAFAWSTTLHISSEEFHDFLHTIAFPWRELVPSAVPSLELLEQSQYFRLGATLNEEMISHASQLGEWWKFLAFSTLFYAVFLRFWILILASFGLNAAIKQSLLTLHGTSKLLREINEPIISTHADQSEKVFITEEGHYSQIVNRLDASYDGIQGWAIPHDTLLVLGERLKIIAPAHDEVGGTNSLEEDMEIVFKSHGEILLFVKAWEPPTLDFVDYLSELTRKVDKVVVVPIGTAEHHYDASTKEIDIWENKLSMLGETKVWLKRSDTQVQGVEVLHAGS, via the coding sequence ATGAATATAAAATCGTATGTAAATCTTTATGAACTATTGGTTTTAGAACCTGCTACACGAGAAGAGAACCGTGCTTTTGGGTTAACCCATGTGATGTTGAAACATAAACCTATTGAACAACTTTTAACATGGAGTGAGAAGCATCAAGAGAAGTTGAAAAAACCGCTTTTGTCTGACATTTTTTCTTCTTATTTGTACAGGATTACCTTTACGCTTGTAGTGATCGCATTTGTTTTGGGTTTATTAACGGGTGTGGCTCTGCTCTCCTACAATGGTGATGCACCGGTCAATGTCATCTATTTTATGGCTGTGGCTGTTTTCCTTCCTCTCTTTAGTATGTCGCTAACAATTTTTGCAATGCTTAGGGCCAGGAGAGCTGAGAATGTTCTGATACATCTTTCACCTGCTTTTTGGATGGAAAAGATTTTGGGCTTTTTACCTGGCAGGGTACAAGGGCAGATCAAAAATTTAAAGATCAATCCTTTGCTTGCAAACTGGATTATCATTAAACGTTCACAGATCATCATTCTGTTTTTTTCACTTGGGTTACTCTTGGCACTGTTGGGTGTGATCGTGACCAAGGATATCGCCTTTGCGTGGAGTACAACTTTACATATCTCTTCAGAGGAATTTCATGATTTTTTACATACTATAGCATTTCCATGGAGAGAGTTGGTACCATCAGCCGTGCCGTCACTTGAACTCCTAGAGCAGAGTCAATATTTCAGACTGGGTGCTACGCTGAATGAAGAGATGATTTCACATGCATCACAGCTTGGAGAGTGGTGGAAGTTTTTGGCTTTTTCTACCCTCTTTTATGCTGTTTTTCTACGTTTTTGGATTTTAATCCTTGCTTCTTTTGGATTGAACGCTGCAATCAAGCAATCGCTTTTAACATTACATGGAACGTCAAAACTACTCAGAGAGATCAATGAACCTATCATCTCTACACATGCAGATCAAAGTGAAAAAGTATTCATTACAGAGGAGGGACACTATAGTCAGATCGTCAATAGATTAGATGCCTCTTATGATGGGATCCAAGGATGGGCTATACCGCATGATACACTTTTGGTGTTGGGTGAAAGATTGAAGATCATCGCACCTGCACATGATGAAGTTGGAGGAACAAATAGTCTTGAAGAAGATATGGAGATCGTTTTTAAAAGTCATGGTGAAATACTTTTGTTTGTGAAAGCTTGGGAGCCCCCAACACTGGATTTTGTAGACTATCTTAGTGAATTGACCCGCAAAGTTGATAAAGTGGTAGTGGTACCTATAGGTACTGCAGAGCATCATTATGATGCATCTACGAAAGAGATAGATATATGGGAAAATAAACTCTCTATGCTCGGAGAGACGAAAGTGTGGTTAAAAAGATCTGATACTCAAGTACAGGGTGTGGAGGTGCTTCATGCCGGGTCGTAG
- a CDS encoding TorD/DmsD family molecular chaperone, with amino-acid sequence MELMKQEIENRIAIYALISRLMLVEVDETFLENIEKDERLLSFFPNYRDWSKRKELSRKELIDQYYNVDFTNLFLMHLVPYESFYTRDDQMIESGGDNPIVQLYNDLDFRVELDAARVVSADHIGVELEFMYMLCVALQKALAAEDKDGICELLQVQRAFLKEHLLEWAPLFLINAKRESRTPLYHDGAELALEFLLSDFEYVTDKLTTYCGDEA; translated from the coding sequence ATGGAATTAATGAAACAAGAGATAGAAAACCGTATCGCAATTTATGCCTTGATCTCACGATTGATGCTTGTAGAGGTAGACGAAACATTTTTGGAGAATATTGAAAAAGATGAGAGACTTTTATCATTTTTCCCTAACTATAGAGACTGGTCTAAGCGCAAGGAACTTTCACGTAAAGAGCTTATAGATCAATATTATAATGTGGACTTTACTAACCTCTTTTTAATGCACCTGGTACCGTATGAAAGTTTTTATACTAGGGATGACCAAATGATAGAAAGTGGTGGAGACAATCCTATCGTTCAACTTTATAATGATCTGGATTTCCGTGTTGAACTGGATGCTGCAAGGGTTGTCAGTGCAGACCATATAGGTGTGGAATTGGAATTCATGTATATGTTATGTGTTGCACTGCAAAAAGCTTTAGCAGCAGAGGACAAAGATGGTATCTGTGAATTGCTACAGGTACAACGTGCATTTTTAAAAGAGCACCTTTTGGAATGGGCACCGTTATTCCTGATCAATGCAAAACGTGAATCACGCACACCTCTCTATCATGATGGTGCCGAACTGGCTCTAGAGTTCCTACTCAGTGATTTTGAATATGTGACAGATAAATTGACAACATATTGTGGGGATGAAGCGTAG
- a CDS encoding molybdopterin-dependent oxidoreductase, protein MTKSMNTEDKNFIEGRRSFLKGTAYSVAGATLAAGVFKTVADTPAMAETKFTPTPKTLSFYPPLEEWDSFTELDGDDWKRGGTSRNGVQSEDNPDGIKATEYMLVPTACSNCEASCGLTAWVDLSTYKAGGQLAVRKYMGNPLHSGSRGRNCAKGYATQSQMYDPDRIPFPLKRAPGSKRGEGKWVRTTWDEAMKEIGQKMHDTLKTGDEISKKSIMYHVGRPNENGFGHRVPHSMGIDGYDSHTNICSAGARQGTIQWTNDDRNSPDWSNAKLIFLQSSHAADAGHYFQQAAGRIAEARKKGAKLVVMDPRLSNSAGMADLWVPCWPGTETALYLYLANRILNEKGINGEDLVNHNFVKNWVNWDHLMKDRDYLNVLVEKGYIKSVPAGNSYEEFIEMIAEMYSPYTLDFVAEECRIEKRIVEKLYDMFIDAGARVATYIWRAGPIGHKGGWMIARSAFLPFVLRGAMAGDKGGVGLHHWHVISVNGKGNAATVDGSAPAKVDVWNEIAWPPEYPLSSYEMSHIMPHLLMDDEWRNKWNAKGLNVPEKLAVWIPRMYNPVWINPDGFRWIEALKREDKIEMSFNLSPTWSETNWYCDYILPVGLAGERHDQHSEATEPKRWLSFRNPALRVALEKMGWKPKDPTRATLEAHIKAGLGEVWEEVEFWANIMTHYVDPDGSLGIRKHWASKEDPSRCVTIAEWYQAAFDNLPNLRKAAKAAYPDSKYPNYEMMRDRGTWLEEANIYKPQERPLKKVGDTYIAHGHEYHESEVTKDEFGVLLATGHDGKETAIGVEVDGELVQGFHTLTKKLDFYCEWFKEWKWPEYAIPIYPKNAEERKKMTHVVTQVHHDFMQKENEFALNTVFRLPYNIHTRSVNSKHLMEISQNHNPVWIYTEDAKRLGIKRGDAVKVTIQDTVSGLESGYFIAMAVPTEATMPGVLACSHHAGRWKLKNAVEIPGFEHKLGVMGLGAPLYEMTMDGKEGTLKPTQGIVDGMNENKNSWQFKEYNRDIDNIWWDGLSGSWQNAVAPSHPDPIAGNHAWHQKVVMELAGKDDQIGDIYVNYENNMKVYQAWRDKLTRPLDSTDTLRRPQHIKRPCVPLSDKAYAVKIK, encoded by the coding sequence ATGACAAAATCAATGAATACAGAAGATAAAAATTTTATCGAAGGTAGAAGAAGTTTCCTTAAAGGTACAGCTTACTCTGTAGCAGGTGCAACACTTGCTGCAGGTGTATTTAAAACTGTAGCAGACACGCCTGCAATGGCAGAAACGAAGTTCACGCCTACACCAAAGACACTTTCATTCTATCCACCGTTAGAAGAGTGGGATAGTTTTACCGAGTTAGATGGTGATGATTGGAAAAGAGGTGGTACAAGTAGAAATGGTGTTCAGAGCGAAGATAACCCAGATGGGATCAAAGCAACTGAATACATGCTTGTTCCTACAGCATGTTCAAACTGTGAAGCATCATGTGGTCTAACTGCATGGGTTGACCTTTCTACTTACAAAGCTGGTGGACAACTGGCAGTACGTAAATATATGGGTAACCCGCTTCACTCTGGATCTCGTGGTAGAAACTGTGCAAAAGGGTATGCGACTCAGTCACAAATGTATGATCCAGATAGAATTCCTTTCCCACTTAAAAGAGCTCCAGGTTCTAAAAGAGGTGAAGGTAAATGGGTAAGAACAACTTGGGATGAAGCGATGAAAGAGATCGGGCAAAAAATGCACGATACACTCAAAACAGGTGATGAGATCTCTAAAAAATCGATCATGTACCACGTTGGTCGTCCAAATGAAAATGGTTTTGGTCACCGTGTACCACACTCTATGGGAATCGATGGATATGATTCTCATACAAACATCTGTTCTGCAGGTGCAAGACAAGGTACGATCCAATGGACGAATGATGACAGAAACTCTCCGGATTGGTCGAATGCAAAGTTGATCTTCCTTCAGTCATCTCACGCTGCAGATGCGGGACACTACTTCCAACAGGCAGCAGGACGTATCGCTGAAGCACGTAAAAAAGGTGCAAAACTTGTTGTTATGGATCCTCGTTTGTCAAACTCTGCTGGTATGGCGGATCTTTGGGTTCCATGTTGGCCAGGAACAGAGACAGCACTTTATCTCTACCTTGCAAACAGAATTTTGAATGAAAAAGGTATCAATGGCGAAGACCTAGTCAACCACAATTTTGTGAAAAACTGGGTAAACTGGGATCACCTCATGAAAGACAGAGACTACTTGAATGTACTTGTTGAAAAAGGATACATCAAGTCTGTACCTGCGGGTAACTCTTATGAAGAGTTCATTGAGATGATCGCTGAGATGTATAGCCCTTATACACTTGACTTTGTAGCTGAAGAGTGTCGTATCGAAAAGCGTATCGTAGAAAAACTTTACGATATGTTCATTGATGCAGGTGCAAGAGTTGCAACATATATCTGGAGAGCAGGACCGATTGGTCACAAAGGTGGATGGATGATCGCTAGATCGGCATTTTTACCATTTGTTCTTCGTGGTGCAATGGCAGGTGACAAAGGTGGCGTTGGACTTCACCACTGGCATGTTATCTCTGTTAACGGTAAAGGAAATGCTGCAACTGTGGATGGTTCAGCACCTGCAAAAGTTGACGTATGGAATGAGATCGCATGGCCGCCTGAGTATCCGTTAAGTTCTTATGAAATGAGTCATATCATGCCTCACCTTCTTATGGACGATGAGTGGAGAAACAAGTGGAATGCCAAAGGATTGAATGTTCCTGAAAAATTGGCTGTTTGGATCCCTCGTATGTATAACCCAGTTTGGATCAACCCGGATGGATTCAGATGGATCGAAGCGCTTAAAAGAGAAGATAAGATCGAAATGTCATTCAACCTTTCTCCGACCTGGTCTGAGACAAACTGGTACTGTGACTATATCTTGCCTGTAGGACTTGCTGGTGAAAGACATGACCAACACTCTGAAGCAACTGAACCAAAAAGATGGTTAAGTTTCCGTAACCCGGCACTTAGAGTTGCACTAGAAAAAATGGGTTGGAAGCCAAAAGATCCAACTAGAGCTACGCTTGAAGCACATATTAAAGCCGGTCTTGGTGAAGTATGGGAAGAGGTAGAGTTCTGGGCAAACATCATGACACATTATGTAGATCCAGATGGTTCATTGGGTATCAGAAAGCACTGGGCTTCAAAAGAAGATCCAAGCAGATGTGTGACAATTGCTGAGTGGTATCAAGCAGCATTTGATAACCTGCCAAACCTTAGAAAAGCAGCAAAAGCAGCATATCCTGACTCAAAGTATCCGAACTATGAGATGATGAGAGACAGAGGTACATGGTTAGAAGAGGCTAATATCTATAAACCACAAGAGAGACCACTGAAAAAAGTAGGTGATACATATATCGCGCATGGTCACGAGTATCATGAAAGTGAAGTGACTAAAGATGAGTTTGGTGTACTTCTTGCAACAGGACATGATGGTAAAGAGACTGCGATCGGTGTAGAAGTAGACGGTGAATTGGTACAAGGTTTCCATACATTGACTAAAAAACTTGACTTCTACTGTGAGTGGTTCAAAGAGTGGAAATGGCCTGAGTACGCTATACCTATCTATCCAAAAAATGCTGAAGAGAGAAAGAAAATGACGCATGTTGTAACACAAGTACACCATGACTTCATGCAAAAAGAGAATGAATTTGCATTGAATACAGTATTCAGATTACCATACAATATTCATACACGTTCAGTAAACTCTAAGCACCTTATGGAGATTTCACAAAACCATAACCCAGTATGGATCTATACTGAAGATGCGAAGAGACTTGGTATTAAAAGAGGTGATGCAGTGAAGGTTACGATCCAAGATACTGTATCTGGTCTTGAATCAGGTTACTTCATCGCGATGGCTGTACCGACTGAAGCTACAATGCCTGGTGTACTAGCATGTTCACACCATGCAGGTAGATGGAAACTTAAAAATGCGGTTGAGATCCCAGGATTTGAGCACAAGTTAGGTGTGATGGGTCTGGGTGCACCATTGTATGAGATGACAATGGATGGTAAAGAGGGTACACTCAAGCCAACTCAAGGTATCGTAGATGGTATGAATGAAAACAAAAACTCTTGGCAGTTTAAAGAGTACAACAGAGACATCGACAACATTTGGTGGGATGGTCTTTCTGGTTCATGGCAAAATGCTGTGGCACCTTCACATCCGGATCCAATTGCTGGTAACCATGCATGGCACCAAAAAGTTGTGATGGAACTTGCAGGTAAAGATGACCAGATCGGTGATATCTATGTGAACTATGAGAACAACATGAAAGTGTATCAAGCATGGAGAGACAAATTGACACGTCCTCTTGACAGTACAGATACACTTAGACGTCCTCAACATATCAAACGTCCTTGTGTACCTTTGTCTGACAAAGCATACGCAGTAAAAATCAAGTAA
- a CDS encoding DUF3482 domain-containing protein: protein MPGRREIDFSHPKFAVVGHPNKGKSSIVSALALDDTVQISDTPGTTTKKRSFPLTVDGKVLYELFDTPGFQRARRVLAWLKQHDVPANKKQEVVQAFIDTHRENEHFHDEIELLEPIMDGAGIIYVVDGSQPYGEEYETEMEILRWTGQPSMALINHIDEMDYSEEWKKALEHYFKMVRTFNPMQTNFEQHMSILESMAQLKEEWIAPLKTSIKLFKQYQEQMLERSATLIARLVYESVTAVEKLSFYAPEASEQERYKIESNYKDRLRELEVTAQKDIEDIWNHGHLQKKEKVLTFEGLDLFSEETASVFGLTRKELLITGMTSGAITGAGIDLLFAGHTLLLGGAIGALIGGAGAYLGFNELSEVKVLGQTMGKHYLEMGPMENRNFPYILLGRAIYHTMKVAQTSHAKREVFDMEMDQTFKERWLDDTSRNALEKYHKKFRSGSALEAEELKAYETLIKQILKRLIDA from the coding sequence ATGCCGGGTCGTAGAGAGATCGATTTTTCTCACCCTAAATTTGCGGTCGTTGGACACCCGAACAAGGGTAAGAGCTCCATCGTTTCAGCTTTGGCACTGGATGACACAGTACAGATATCTGATACACCCGGGACCACCACAAAAAAACGCTCCTTCCCTTTAACGGTAGATGGAAAGGTTCTCTATGAACTTTTTGATACACCAGGTTTTCAAAGAGCACGAAGAGTACTGGCATGGTTAAAGCAACATGATGTGCCTGCAAATAAGAAACAAGAAGTGGTACAGGCATTTATCGATACACATAGAGAAAATGAACATTTCCATGATGAAATAGAACTTCTTGAACCTATTATGGACGGTGCAGGTATCATTTATGTGGTGGATGGTTCACAACCCTATGGTGAAGAGTACGAAACCGAAATGGAAATTCTTCGCTGGACAGGACAACCATCTATGGCACTGATCAACCATATTGATGAGATGGATTATAGTGAAGAGTGGAAGAAGGCACTGGAACACTATTTCAAGATGGTACGTACCTTTAATCCTATGCAGACCAACTTTGAACAGCATATGAGTATACTTGAGAGTATGGCTCAGCTTAAAGAAGAGTGGATAGCTCCACTCAAAACATCGATCAAACTTTTTAAACAGTATCAGGAACAAATGCTTGAACGTAGTGCAACACTCATTGCGAGATTGGTGTATGAATCTGTCACTGCTGTAGAGAAACTCTCTTTTTATGCCCCTGAGGCCAGTGAACAAGAGAGATATAAGATAGAAAGTAACTATAAAGACCGGTTACGGGAGCTAGAAGTTACAGCACAAAAGGATATCGAAGATATCTGGAACCATGGTCACCTTCAAAAAAAAGAGAAAGTGTTAACATTTGAAGGGTTGGACCTTTTTTCTGAAGAGACAGCTTCTGTGTTTGGTTTGACACGTAAAGAGCTTCTCATTACAGGTATGACCTCAGGTGCCATCACGGGTGCAGGTATCGACCTGCTTTTTGCGGGGCATACACTTCTTTTGGGTGGAGCCATAGGGGCATTGATAGGTGGTGCAGGTGCGTATTTGGGTTTTAATGAACTTTCCGAAGTAAAAGTTCTGGGTCAAACAATGGGTAAACACTACTTAGAGATGGGGCCTATGGAAAATAGAAATTTCCCTTATATCTTACTGGGACGTGCGATCTACCACACCATGAAGGTTGCACAGACTTCCCATGCCAAAAGAGAAGTGTTCGATATGGAAATGGATCAGACATTTAAAGAGAGATGGTTGGATGACACATCAAGGAACGCTTTAGAGAAATACCATAAAAAATTCCGTTCAGGAAGTGCTTTGGAAGCAGAAGAACTCAAAGCGTATGAAACGCTCATCAAGCAGATATTAAAGCGTTTGATCGATGCCTGA
- a CDS encoding 4Fe-4S binding protein, whose amino-acid sequence MGLHFDVGACVRATSKFSQCSKCVDICPDSISLVDNLPSFSAATGVEAAACVGICPTEAFALSDFSTTEFFFTFLESKVRLISPKFNVPCISVLSVEHLISLALASEETITIDMSSYDEDSLLFEHIEECIDEANFVLSSFSKKQLETNHIPSKVVKEKNEQEQEDEVTSRRSFLENASLEGVVKHKKAFDDAVDEDEMQHFEIDASVIAKIKDKNLPNKRKILFTTLKRAEVPDVFEILPEEEVSFTSQKFVDESCTNCQICYRICPTGALSSDNKFSLIHFDAMLCVKCRLCHDVCEPDAIQLQSGFEIKEFFEPTQRTLATFNIKRCNECGNNFTYTGGEQMCPRCAVEEEEAMFLHANAKRMRGEE is encoded by the coding sequence ATGGGTTTACATTTTGATGTGGGTGCGTGTGTAAGAGCGACAAGTAAATTTTCTCAGTGTAGCAAGTGTGTAGATATCTGCCCGGATTCTATAAGTCTGGTAGACAATCTTCCTAGTTTCAGTGCAGCTACTGGTGTGGAAGCCGCAGCGTGTGTGGGTATCTGTCCTACAGAGGCTTTTGCACTTTCAGACTTTTCTACCACTGAGTTTTTCTTTACTTTTTTAGAATCGAAAGTAAGGCTCATCTCACCAAAGTTCAATGTCCCTTGTATTTCAGTGTTGAGCGTGGAACACTTGATCTCTCTGGCTTTGGCAAGTGAGGAGACGATCACCATAGATATGAGTTCCTATGATGAGGATTCATTACTTTTTGAGCATATTGAAGAATGTATCGATGAGGCAAATTTCGTTCTATCTAGCTTTTCTAAAAAACAACTCGAGACAAACCATATACCATCTAAAGTTGTAAAAGAAAAAAATGAGCAAGAGCAAGAAGATGAAGTCACTTCAAGACGTTCCTTTTTGGAAAATGCTTCACTTGAAGGTGTGGTAAAACATAAAAAAGCATTTGATGATGCGGTAGATGAAGATGAAATGCAGCATTTTGAAATAGATGCTTCTGTTATTGCCAAAATAAAAGATAAAAATCTGCCAAATAAACGCAAGATACTCTTTACCACATTGAAACGTGCAGAAGTACCGGATGTGTTTGAAATACTTCCGGAAGAAGAGGTGAGCTTTACGTCTCAAAAGTTCGTAGATGAAAGTTGTACTAACTGTCAGATCTGTTATCGTATCTGTCCTACCGGGGCACTTTCATCTGACAATAAGTTCTCACTGATACATTTTGATGCCATGCTTTGTGTAAAGTGTCGCTTGTGCCATGATGTATGTGAGCCTGATGCGATACAGCTCCAAAGCGGATTTGAGATCAAAGAGTTCTTTGAACCTACTCAAAGAACCCTGGCAACGTTCAATATCAAGCGGTGTAACGAGTGCGGTAACAACTTCACTTATACAGGCGGAGAACAGATGTGTCCGCGTTGTGCAGTGGAGGAAGAAGAAGCAATGTTCCTACATGCAAATGCTAAGCGTATGAGAGGGGAGGAATAG
- a CDS encoding malic enzyme-like NAD(P)-binding protein, which yields MSELKKEEVLAYHKKGKIGIDLTKPCDTQHELSLAYTPGVAIPCLEIAKDENLSFEYTNRSNLVAVISDGTAVLGLGNIGPLASKPVMEGKSVLFKKFANVDAFDIELDVHTVDEIVTTCKAISPTFGGINLEDIKAPQCFEIEKKLQEVLDIPVFHDDQHGTAIITTAGLMNVLELTGKKVEEIKIVVNGAGAAGISCAKMYKRLGVKNIVMCDSRGVLSKERTDLNDYKAPFAIDTEAKTLDDAIENADMFLGLSVAGALSKEMVAKMAPEPIIFALANPVPEILPSEVMEARDDAIMGTGRSDYPNQINNVLGFPFIFRGALDVHAKKITEGMKMAAAKALATLAKEPVPDYVKTAYHNDSITYGKEHIIPLPFNKEALVWVASAVAKAAFEEGVARVEHYDHEQYKEQLRCLIYGCPEN from the coding sequence ATGTCTGAACTCAAAAAAGAAGAAGTATTAGCATATCATAAGAAAGGGAAGATAGGTATAGACCTTACGAAACCTTGTGATACCCAACATGAACTCTCACTTGCCTACACCCCTGGTGTAGCGATACCCTGTCTTGAAATCGCAAAAGATGAAAATCTCTCTTTTGAATATACCAATCGCTCTAATCTAGTGGCAGTGATCTCTGATGGTACAGCAGTACTTGGATTAGGGAATATTGGACCTCTCGCATCCAAACCTGTCATGGAAGGGAAATCAGTACTTTTTAAAAAATTTGCGAATGTAGATGCGTTTGATATAGAACTGGATGTACATACCGTAGATGAGATCGTCACAACCTGTAAAGCGATCTCTCCTACTTTTGGAGGGATCAACCTTGAAGACATTAAAGCCCCTCAATGTTTTGAGATAGAAAAAAAGTTACAAGAAGTACTTGATATTCCAGTGTTCCATGATGACCAACACGGGACTGCTATCATCACAACTGCAGGTTTAATGAATGTACTTGAGTTGACAGGTAAAAAAGTCGAAGAGATCAAAATCGTAGTCAACGGTGCAGGTGCTGCAGGTATCTCATGTGCAAAAATGTATAAACGTCTAGGTGTCAAAAATATTGTTATGTGTGACAGTAGAGGGGTTCTTAGCAAGGAAAGAACGGACTTGAATGACTATAAAGCACCTTTTGCCATAGATACAGAAGCTAAGACACTTGATGATGCGATAGAGAACGCTGATATGTTTTTAGGTTTGAGTGTCGCAGGGGCATTGAGCAAGGAGATGGTAGCCAAAATGGCACCTGAACCTATTATCTTCGCTTTGGCAAATCCCGTACCTGAAATTTTGCCGTCCGAGGTGATGGAGGCACGTGATGATGCGATCATGGGAACAGGACGTTCTGATTATCCAAATCAGATCAACAATGTATTGGGGTTCCCTTTTATCTTCAGAGGTGCATTGGATGTACATGCGAAGAAGATCACGGAAGGGATGAAAATGGCAGCAGCTAAAGCACTGGCTACTTTAGCAAAAGAGCCTGTGCCTGACTATGTTAAGACTGCCTATCATAATGACAGTATCACTTACGGGAAAGAGCATATTATCCCTTTGCCTTTTAATAAGGAAGCTTTGGTATGGGTGGCTTCAGCCGTAGCAAAAGCTGCCTTTGAAGAGGGTGTCGCGAGAGTAGAGCATTATGACCATGAGCAATACAAAGAGCAATTGAGATGCCTTATTTATGGTTGTCCTGAGAATTAG
- a CDS encoding phosphatidylglycerophosphatase A family protein yields MTIQKLFLTFFGAGLSPKAPGTVGSLASLPVGLALLYYFGLETLFMLTLAITIIGIFEVNKYEQKTGIHDHQQIVIDETAGMWLSLMIAYSTAVTMHYPYAVLLAIVFSFAAFRLFDIWKPSTIGWIDRELKGGLGVMLDDVLAGIAGGFLSAAILMAIEKLI; encoded by the coding sequence ATGACAATACAAAAGCTTTTTCTCACATTCTTTGGTGCAGGACTTAGCCCCAAAGCACCTGGTACAGTAGGTTCATTGGCTTCGCTTCCTGTAGGCCTAGCACTGCTTTACTACTTTGGGTTGGAAACACTTTTTATGTTGACACTCGCCATTACCATTATAGGTATCTTTGAAGTGAATAAATATGAACAAAAAACAGGTATCCATGACCACCAACAGATCGTTATAGATGAAACAGCAGGTATGTGGCTTAGCCTTATGATCGCCTATTCAACGGCTGTGACAATGCACTATCCTTATGCAGTACTCTTAGCCATTGTATTCAGTTTTGCGGCATTTCGTCTTTTTGACATCTGGAAACCCTCAACGATAGGCTGGATAGACAGAGAGCTTAAAGGTGGTCTGGGAGTGATGCTTGATGATGTATTGGCGGGGATCGCCGGTGGATTTTTAAGTGCTGCAATACTGATGGCGATTGAGAAACTGATTTAA
- a CDS encoding sulfate adenylyltransferase, which translates to MVYSKRNKSLYIDTEALSTLALVKAGLISPVERLMNKAEAQNVDETKMYKGVPFPFSFILAPQGKKNHQTLQTLKKDEIVSLINDGNIVGELIVEETFEVDPVQRLQNIYGTADTTHPGVRNTISRLGKIAVSGEYTVTYPLIEDNMKRIRNMITKTGAKHISSMMLAANPLNRAHERMIREAITNSDLLVIFLRKPFTSEGLRYDIRHNALTTFVDNFLPRNKVIIIPFENTYIFAGYNELILDALLAKNYGCNQLVMGKNHGGLGLYYDKNRLSSVFDRCQDINIEIKTIDELVYCDTCKTLVSTRTCPHGQHHHVHYDSASIMKLIQAGLIPPSILVRKEVSANILAALLPDRFENLQEMHYSLMPGSGLLEQQSEEQFYLKLIELYQTSSLT; encoded by the coding sequence ATGGTCTATTCAAAAAGAAATAAATCACTCTATATAGATACTGAGGCCCTTTCTACTCTGGCCTTGGTGAAGGCAGGACTTATCTCTCCGGTAGAAAGGCTGATGAACAAAGCAGAAGCGCAGAATGTCGATGAGACCAAAATGTACAAAGGGGTACCTTTCCCATTTTCTTTTATCCTTGCACCACAAGGTAAAAAAAACCATCAAACCCTGCAGACTCTGAAAAAAGATGAGATCGTTTCACTCATCAATGATGGGAATATAGTAGGTGAACTGATAGTGGAAGAGACATTTGAAGTCGATCCTGTACAGCGTCTACAAAATATCTATGGTACTGCAGATACAACACACCCAGGTGTAAGAAATACCATATCCAGACTAGGTAAAATAGCTGTATCCGGGGAGTATACTGTCACCTACCCACTGATAGAAGACAATATGAAGCGTATCAGAAACATGATCACAAAGACAGGTGCTAAGCATATCTCATCTATGATGCTTGCAGCGAACCCTTTAAACCGTGCGCACGAAAGAATGATCCGTGAGGCTATCACTAATTCCGATCTCCTTGTGATCTTCTTACGTAAACCTTTTACCTCTGAAGGTCTTCGTTATGACATACGCCATAATGCCCTCACTACGTTTGTGGATAACTTTTTACCACGCAATAAAGTTATCATCATTCCATTTGAAAACACTTATATCTTTGCAGGGTATAATGAGCTCATTTTAGATGCACTTTTAGCGAAGAATTATGGATGTAACCAGCTGGTCATGGGTAAAAACCATGGTGGACTGGGTCTGTATTATGATAAAAACCGTCTCAGCTCTGTCTTTGACCGTTGCCAGGATATCAATATAGAGATCAAAACCATCGATGAGCTTGTTTATTGTGACACATGCAAAACACTCGTCAGTACACGAACCTGTCCTCATGGGCAACATCACCATGTACATTATGACTCTGCATCCATCATGAAGCTCATACAGGCAGGACTCATTCCTCCTTCTATCCTGGTCAGAAAAGAGGTCTCTGCAAATATCCTTGCAGCGCTTTTACCTGACAGATTTGAGAACCTGCAAGAGATGCATTACTCTTTGATGCCTGGTTCAGGTCTCTTGGAACAGCAGAGTGAGGAACAGTTTTATCTGAAACTCATCGAACTCTATCAGACATCATCATTGACATAA